One genomic segment of bacterium includes these proteins:
- a CDS encoding heparinase II/III family protein, translating into MKYALVFALILAAAVSQAAADITSQDIQSALPDKPEHPYLYFSAQDKPAILERIQSDPESGGIMKKLREEADRLLEKTIEPEVPVQPKNPNFTGSNPRAGYQRSYTDAALNLAFVYQMTGERKYAEKSFEYADAVCDIECWSTRYHQFPIIYTRVWPWNVPDDQVSFGCDLWTAETARDIATVFDWLYPVLDKAQRDRIRGALLEKAILTVKGNYEFLWWSSAFRCNWAGVCNSGIGIAALSILSDDRRVYDVVAESYNRIGKMLDQIDEDGGWQEGCSYWYYGTSTSAMFADALNRMSGGKYNLFKHPKLAKNTVNCPLFNLIPPNRTVNFEDSGDGPVGRTYYYNKLASETGSREAVWYRDTILGKGSGMFDIIWPKSTVEPGLPDHLSHHFRTIDWAVMRSDFTDPEKVVIAAKAGFHDDPHHGHLDCGTFLVYWRGAGYISEMKRAPYDEHYFQEERWSYPQATSVGHNVVFVNGELQEPMKHKDKQWSGPFGGRILEFRPGADRDYLCMDPSGAYPKKEMKGWRRHIVYDKPLITVVVDEVAADTNAEIEVRFHSEVEEKVMDGYVLLNGEKGDMALIPAASGKIEFRPGKHRIQAFMQNAEVRWDPYYGTVVKAGRNTTVVAHVILPVESEKEAKAIAKSLKLSSGKNDATVTFTAGGKRHRYDFGRTAEGLVLK; encoded by the coding sequence ATGAAATACGCGCTCGTTTTCGCATTGATACTCGCAGCGGCCGTATCGCAAGCAGCCGCAGATATAACTTCGCAGGACATTCAGTCTGCCCTGCCGGATAAACCCGAACACCCGTACCTCTACTTCTCCGCGCAGGACAAACCCGCGATACTCGAACGGATTCAGAGCGATCCCGAAAGCGGCGGGATCATGAAAAAACTGCGGGAGGAGGCAGACCGCCTGCTCGAAAAGACGATCGAGCCCGAGGTTCCGGTTCAGCCCAAGAATCCCAACTTCACCGGCAGCAATCCACGGGCGGGTTACCAGCGCTCGTACACCGACGCCGCCCTGAATCTCGCCTTCGTGTACCAGATGACCGGGGAGCGGAAATACGCCGAGAAATCCTTCGAGTATGCCGACGCGGTCTGCGACATCGAGTGCTGGTCGACACGGTATCACCAGTTCCCCATTATCTACACCCGGGTATGGCCGTGGAATGTTCCCGACGACCAGGTGAGCTTCGGGTGCGACCTCTGGACAGCCGAGACGGCCCGCGATATCGCCACGGTGTTCGACTGGCTCTACCCCGTTCTCGACAAGGCGCAGCGCGATCGTATCAGGGGGGCGCTCCTCGAAAAAGCCATATTGACCGTAAAGGGAAACTACGAATTTCTCTGGTGGTCGAGCGCGTTCCGGTGCAACTGGGCGGGCGTGTGCAACTCGGGGATCGGCATCGCGGCGCTCTCCATTCTCTCCGATGACCGTCGTGTCTATGATGTCGTCGCCGAGTCCTACAACCGCATCGGCAAGATGCTCGACCAGATCGACGAGGACGGCGGCTGGCAGGAAGGGTGCTCCTACTGGTATTACGGCACCTCGACATCGGCGATGTTCGCCGACGCGCTCAACCGCATGAGCGGCGGGAAATACAACCTGTTCAAACACCCGAAGCTGGCGAAAAATACGGTCAACTGCCCGCTCTTCAACCTCATTCCGCCGAACAGGACGGTCAATTTCGAGGATTCGGGCGACGGCCCGGTCGGCAGAACATACTACTACAACAAGCTCGCGTCGGAAACCGGCAGCCGTGAAGCAGTCTGGTACCGCGATACCATCCTCGGCAAGGGATCGGGCATGTTCGACATCATCTGGCCGAAGAGTACGGTCGAACCCGGTCTGCCCGACCATCTGTCGCACCACTTCAGGACCATCGACTGGGCGGTGATGCGGAGCGATTTCACCGACCCGGAGAAGGTTGTCATCGCCGCGAAGGCAGGTTTCCACGACGATCCCCATCACGGGCACCTCGACTGCGGCACATTCCTCGTTTACTGGCGCGGCGCGGGATACATCTCCGAGATGAAGCGGGCGCCGTACGACGAGCACTATTTCCAGGAGGAGCGCTGGAGCTATCCGCAGGCAACGAGTGTCGGCCACAACGTCGTCTTCGTGAACGGCGAGCTCCAGGAACCGATGAAACACAAGGACAAGCAATGGAGCGGCCCCTTCGGCGGCAGGATACTCGAATTCAGGCCGGGAGCAGACCGCGACTACCTCTGCATGGACCCCTCCGGCGCATATCCGAAAAAAGAGATGAAAGGCTGGCGTCGTCACATCGTGTACGACAAGCCGCTCATCACCGTGGTGGTGGACGAGGTCGCCGCCGATACGAATGCGGAAATCGAGGTTCGCTTCCACTCGGAGGTCGAGGAGAAAGTCATGGACGGCTATGTGCTCCTGAACGGCGAAAAGGGCGACATGGCGCTCATTCCCGCAGCATCCGGGAAAATCGAGTTCAGGCCGGGTAAACACCGCATCCAGGCGTTCATGCAGAATGCCGAGGTGCGCTGGGACCCTTATTACGGCACAGTTGTAAAGGCGGGCAGGAACACCACGGTCGTAGCGCATGTCATCCTTCCGGTCGAGAGCGAAAAGGAAGCGAAAGCCATCGCTAAATCGCTGAAGCTGTCTTCCGGAAAGAACGACGCGACCGTGACATTCACAGCCGGCGGCAAACGTCACCGGTACGATTTCGGCAGGACGGCGGAAGGATTAGTGTTGAAGTAA
- a CDS encoding class I SAM-dependent methyltransferase: protein MARNVNIIEKNYDLIAEKYAETFADEHDRKPKDREILLRFSREIGNRRPVWDFGCGPGNTSQYLKDLGVDISGLDLSGKMLEQARTIHPDIPFRKGDMLDLEFDSGSIAGIVAFYAIVHFTAEQAGTAFREVFRVLKTGGLFLLTYHIGGETIHLDEFLGKKIDMDFMFFTSDFIGGCLRDCRFEKIEIIEREPYPGVEYESRRAYVFAIKPGM from the coding sequence ATGGCCCGGAATGTAAACATAATCGAGAAAAATTACGATCTGATTGCGGAGAAATACGCGGAAACGTTCGCGGACGAGCACGACCGGAAACCGAAAGACCGTGAAATACTCCTCAGGTTCTCGCGGGAGATCGGGAACAGAAGGCCGGTCTGGGATTTCGGCTGTGGTCCCGGGAATACGTCGCAGTACCTGAAGGACCTCGGTGTTGACATTTCGGGGCTCGATCTGTCGGGAAAAATGCTCGAACAGGCGCGAACGATACACCCTGATATACCATTCCGCAAGGGGGATATGCTCGATCTCGAATTTGACAGCGGCTCGATTGCGGGCATCGTTGCTTTCTACGCCATAGTTCACTTCACAGCCGAACAGGCGGGCACGGCATTCCGTGAGGTATTCCGTGTGCTGAAGACGGGCGGATTGTTCCTGTTGACATACCACATCGGCGGGGAGACAATCCACCTTGACGAGTTTCTCGGCAAAAAAATCGATATGGACTTCATGTTTTTCACTTCCGATTTCATCGGAGGTTGTCTCAGGGACTGCAGATTCGAAAAGATAGAGATAATAGAGCGAGAACCGTATCCCGGAGTGGAATACGAAAGCCGCAGGGCCTATGTGTTCGCGATAAAACCGGGCATGTGA
- a CDS encoding isoprenylcysteine carboxylmethyltransferase family protein: MEKKLSRFDKLFGSGPAGLLISLVLLFIAGWLDRRFDLPPISESGFLLNSVFAVSCLLTLVVIVWSVKSLPTADRGSRLCTSGAFRYMRHPLYAAFLSVFDFGLAIFLNSYIFVLWAILLHPVWHYVIRYEERLMIDIFGETYIEYEKKTGRFFPRLMINRL; this comes from the coding sequence ATGGAAAAGAAGCTTTCACGATTCGACAAGCTCTTTGGCAGCGGTCCGGCCGGGTTGCTGATCAGTCTTGTTCTGTTGTTCATTGCCGGTTGGCTCGACAGACGGTTCGATCTGCCTCCCATATCGGAGAGCGGGTTCCTCCTGAATTCGGTCTTCGCCGTTTCGTGTCTGTTGACTCTGGTCGTAATCGTCTGGAGTGTCAAATCGTTACCCACGGCTGACAGGGGCAGCAGGCTCTGCACCTCCGGGGCATTCAGGTATATGCGCCATCCTCTCTACGCCGCGTTTTTATCGGTATTTGACTTTGGATTGGCAATCTTCCTCAACAGCTACATTTTCGTTTTATGGGCGATTCTCCTGCATCCGGTATGGCATTACGTTATACGATATGAAGAAAGGCTGATGATCGATATTTTCGGTGAGACGTACATTGAGTATGAGAAGAAAACCGGGCGGTTTTTTCCCCGGTTGATGATAAACAGGTTATAG
- a CDS encoding YbjQ family protein, giving the protein MAEDIIVTTGDLNKDYEIIGPVYFQISNKGIFSNALSKLVKKYEAEIAQMKKQGIIEPDRPDWGFLYGEWSVGQSDFEKAFFVAVQELKKRASLIGADAIIGMRQDIDLDTTTFQFFYLQMYGTAVRIR; this is encoded by the coding sequence GTGGCAGAAGATATCATTGTTACCACGGGTGATCTGAACAAAGACTATGAAATTATCGGGCCTGTATATTTTCAGATTTCCAATAAGGGGATATTCTCGAACGCTCTGTCAAAACTGGTAAAGAAATATGAAGCAGAGATTGCCCAGATGAAGAAACAGGGTATAATTGAGCCGGATCGCCCTGATTGGGGATTCCTGTATGGGGAGTGGAGTGTCGGTCAAAGCGATTTCGAGAAAGCGTTCTTTGTGGCGGTTCAGGAACTGAAGAAACGGGCTTCACTCATAGGAGCCGATGCCATTATCGGAATGAGACAGGATATTGACCTGGATACCACTACCTTCCAGTTCTTCTATCTCCAGATGTACGGCACTGCGGTAAGAATAAGATAG
- the thiM gene encoding hydroxyethylthiazole kinase: MNVIYEILTRVRNEKPLVHHITNWVTIYDCANVTRMVGALPVMAHAVEEAADMARIASALVLNIGTLTPTLVEAMILAGKAANEKGIPVVLDAVGVGATKLRDEKAGEILSGVHVDIIKGNATEIARLAGEDVLTRGVESTGIDSDPVDVCVRLAKKHKAVAVMTGREDVVTDGSLVYLVRNGDPMMGKIVGTGCMAASVIGAFAAVERDHARAASAALVCFEVAAELAAGRCFGPGSFKVGLFDEIGNLDMVKITRMANVDERKAL; the protein is encoded by the coding sequence ATGAACGTGATCTATGAAATCCTCACCAGAGTGCGGAACGAGAAACCTCTCGTGCACCACATCACCAACTGGGTGACCATCTACGACTGCGCCAATGTCACGAGGATGGTCGGAGCGCTCCCGGTCATGGCTCATGCCGTCGAGGAGGCGGCTGACATGGCGCGGATAGCCTCTGCGCTCGTGCTCAATATCGGCACGCTCACCCCAACACTTGTCGAGGCGATGATCCTCGCGGGGAAGGCGGCGAACGAGAAGGGCATACCGGTCGTGCTCGATGCGGTCGGCGTCGGTGCGACGAAGCTGCGGGACGAGAAGGCAGGGGAGATTCTTTCCGGTGTGCATGTTGACATTATCAAGGGGAACGCCACCGAGATCGCCCGTCTCGCCGGGGAGGATGTACTCACCCGCGGAGTCGAGTCAACCGGTATAGACTCCGATCCGGTCGATGTCTGCGTGAGGCTCGCGAAAAAGCATAAGGCGGTCGCGGTCATGACCGGCCGGGAAGATGTTGTCACTGACGGGAGTTTGGTGTATCTTGTCCGTAACGGCGACCCGATGATGGGGAAGATCGTCGGGACCGGCTGCATGGCGGCGTCGGTTATTGGAGCGTTTGCCGCGGTCGAGCGCGATCATGCCCGCGCCGCGTCTGCCGCTCTCGTCTGTTTCGAGGTGGCCGCGGAACTCGCCGCCGGGCGCTGTTTCGGGCCGGGAAGCTTCAAGGTGGGCCTGTTCGACGAGATCGGTAACCTTGACATGGTGAAAATAACCAGGATGGCGAACGTTGATGAACGAAAAGCTTTGTGA
- the thiE gene encoding thiamine phosphate synthase, which translates to MNEKLCDIDYYLVTDSRLSRRGTLGDVREALRAGCRIVQYREKDSDTKTVVEEAAAIGELCRGRAVFIVNDRIDVALAVGADGVHIGQEDMPFGIARRLLGPDRIIGLTVHDVAESMEAERLGADYVGLSPIFETGTKKDAGKACGVAMIRAVKERVAIPVVAIGGINKANIAGVIGAGADAACAISAVLCADDVFAETAAFREIIRNNRP; encoded by the coding sequence ATGAACGAAAAGCTTTGTGACATCGATTACTACCTCGTCACCGATTCGCGGCTCAGCAGGAGGGGGACCCTCGGCGATGTAAGGGAAGCCCTCCGCGCCGGCTGCCGTATCGTGCAGTACCGCGAAAAGGACAGCGATACGAAGACCGTGGTGGAGGAAGCGGCGGCGATAGGTGAGCTCTGTCGCGGCAGGGCTGTGTTCATCGTCAACGACCGTATCGATGTGGCGCTCGCTGTCGGTGCGGACGGTGTCCATATCGGGCAGGAGGATATGCCGTTCGGGATTGCTCGCCGCCTGCTCGGGCCCGACAGGATCATCGGCCTGACCGTGCACGATGTCGCCGAATCGATGGAGGCGGAACGTCTCGGCGCGGACTACGTCGGCCTGAGCCCCATCTTCGAGACCGGCACCAAGAAGGATGCCGGGAAAGCGTGCGGAGTCGCCATGATACGGGCGGTGAAGGAGCGTGTCGCCATTCCCGTCGTGGCAATCGGCGGCATCAATAAAGCGAATATCGCCGGGGTCATCGGGGCGGGCGCCGATGCGGCCTGCGCCATTTCGGCGGTCCTCTGCGCGGACGATGTATTTGCGGAGACAGCCGCTTTTCGCGAGATCATCCGGAACAACCGCCCGTGA
- a CDS encoding heparinase II/III-family protein, protein MKHICHFTALAVCLVLLSCGQGKKDTGIFPSPHPVTVKAPPQGIPDRDRYTKFDRDAVLKKVAEDERYSGLIENARKSVAQLVAMSDDQLRGLIPPANTKRALMVNRNGCPVHGGGVAVYQPFGTSADLSYPLHVKCPIGGEVYPNKDFPDDGQGWVDNRPDSPTKGEKYYFVGWFNHWFLTSLPGRIKTLGQLWFLTGDEKYSHTAQVLLKRFMEVYPDIDSNDLTYDGSDWGIYIKTTCTPWEGPGLMNMTMGFELLLPTVDDQFIRDYREKVIRPAFEAHRAKPAPSNWGNSWNPAFVKFVNVTGDTEILDYLLYEHPVAVVPTLDNQLFRDGFPYEAAFSYGSDYLYEARNIANGLGPDNSGWIWEHPHLKEAFKGYAELMCLDRFTHFFGDTGGLTNKGLTLAPYLLEDAWNVYRTPVAARYLLQAYEVNGTARSVTLDDLFTGKIAVDMDDVNRAAAQAKPLESTLAPVRGFAIMRTGAGDDRTELFLDFGYAHAAHSHADRLNINIFALGREFIPEMGYPEYMDSVAPTPGGWTTHTVSHATVEVDEKRQLEGVFGDLHGFVSGDGIRYVDASCEDAYVHCGVDLFRRTLALIDVPGGAYVVDLFRVRGGKTHDYLFHGLPVDVALRDVELSKPRKGTLAGEDVEFGWKPDSVLPYHVDNKGYQYLYDVCECRKDSPYSANWTDKDGVTFSAAFLPDGEEMFYLTKGYPRPSSKTLPPMPFLVRRKIPAGSDDISQFVSVLSIDRDAKKPLVVEARRLEMTPDSDPGACGVIIRHAFGEDVVISTLSPDGRAKTADGRFELRGQFGAASWRGGALERMTLIGGTDFTADGKTVHQESAGIQAVVRQVYDDRIVLDRPLPPETTGQVIYADRAPVETSYRVESIEGSTVRVSPGTWIGRGRVASYDEAAATVYDSRDVFPLGEKRNRLADITGMKYPEGNRNYYAGSWMAKEDGSSYYRLTSGGFPGFVLDRSQNLSKIEKNFPKGATFVLYDLGPGDTVRTLAWKQEVFR, encoded by the coding sequence ATGAAGCATATCTGTCATTTCACCGCGCTTGCCGTCTGCCTCGTGCTCCTTTCGTGCGGGCAGGGGAAGAAGGATACCGGCATTTTCCCATCGCCGCACCCGGTGACCGTGAAAGCGCCTCCGCAGGGTATTCCCGACCGTGACCGCTACACGAAATTCGACCGTGACGCCGTCCTTAAAAAAGTCGCGGAAGACGAGCGCTACAGCGGCCTGATCGAGAACGCCCGGAAATCGGTGGCGCAGCTCGTTGCGATGAGCGACGATCAGCTTCGGGGTCTCATACCCCCGGCGAACACGAAGCGTGCGCTCATGGTGAACCGTAATGGATGCCCCGTGCATGGCGGCGGTGTGGCGGTCTACCAGCCGTTCGGAACCTCAGCCGACCTGTCGTATCCGCTCCATGTGAAATGCCCCATCGGCGGCGAAGTGTATCCCAACAAAGACTTCCCCGATGATGGCCAGGGATGGGTCGATAACCGTCCGGACAGCCCGACGAAGGGCGAAAAGTATTACTTCGTCGGCTGGTTCAACCACTGGTTTCTCACGAGCCTCCCCGGAAGGATAAAGACACTCGGCCAGCTCTGGTTCCTCACCGGCGATGAGAAGTACAGCCATACCGCGCAGGTGCTCCTCAAGCGGTTCATGGAGGTATATCCCGACATCGACAGCAACGACCTGACCTACGACGGCTCCGACTGGGGCATCTACATCAAGACGACCTGTACGCCGTGGGAAGGGCCGGGGCTCATGAACATGACAATGGGCTTTGAGCTGCTCCTGCCGACAGTGGACGATCAGTTCATCAGGGATTACCGCGAGAAAGTCATCCGCCCGGCGTTCGAGGCTCACCGCGCAAAACCCGCTCCGAGCAACTGGGGCAACAGCTGGAATCCCGCGTTCGTGAAATTCGTCAATGTCACCGGTGACACCGAGATACTCGATTACCTGCTCTACGAGCACCCGGTCGCCGTGGTTCCGACCCTCGACAACCAGCTTTTCCGCGATGGATTCCCCTATGAGGCGGCGTTCTCCTATGGGTCGGACTACCTCTACGAAGCCCGCAATATCGCGAATGGACTCGGCCCGGACAACAGCGGATGGATTTGGGAGCATCCCCACCTGAAGGAAGCGTTCAAAGGGTATGCGGAGCTTATGTGCCTCGACCGTTTCACTCACTTCTTCGGCGATACCGGCGGCCTGACCAACAAGGGGCTGACCCTGGCGCCGTACCTCCTCGAGGATGCGTGGAACGTCTACCGCACGCCGGTTGCGGCGCGCTATCTCCTTCAGGCTTACGAGGTGAACGGAACCGCCCGGTCGGTGACCCTCGATGACCTGTTCACCGGCAAAATCGCGGTCGATATGGATGATGTGAACCGCGCCGCCGCTCAGGCAAAACCGCTCGAAAGCACGCTCGCTCCCGTCCGTGGATTCGCCATCATGCGCACCGGTGCGGGAGATGACCGGACTGAGCTCTTTCTCGATTTCGGGTACGCGCACGCCGCCCACAGCCATGCCGACCGGCTCAATATCAACATCTTCGCCCTCGGACGGGAGTTCATACCCGAGATGGGCTATCCCGAGTACATGGACTCAGTCGCGCCGACTCCCGGCGGCTGGACGACCCATACGGTCAGTCATGCGACGGTCGAGGTCGATGAAAAACGCCAGCTCGAGGGCGTGTTCGGCGATCTCCACGGCTTCGTGAGCGGTGACGGCATCAGGTATGTCGATGCATCGTGCGAGGACGCCTATGTCCACTGCGGCGTCGATCTCTTCCGGCGGACACTCGCGCTCATCGATGTGCCCGGCGGCGCCTATGTCGTCGACCTGTTCCGCGTCCGGGGTGGAAAAACGCACGATTACCTCTTTCATGGTCTCCCCGTCGATGTAGCTCTCCGTGATGTAGAGCTGTCGAAGCCCCGGAAAGGCACGCTTGCGGGCGAGGATGTCGAATTCGGCTGGAAACCAGACAGCGTTCTGCCGTACCATGTCGACAACAAGGGATACCAGTACCTCTATGATGTCTGTGAATGCAGGAAAGACTCGCCGTACTCCGCGAACTGGACAGACAAGGATGGCGTGACGTTTTCGGCTGCTTTTCTGCCCGATGGCGAGGAGATGTTCTACCTGACAAAAGGTTATCCGCGTCCGTCGAGCAAGACCCTGCCGCCCATGCCTTTTCTCGTCCGCCGAAAGATACCGGCCGGTAGTGACGATATTTCGCAGTTCGTTTCCGTGTTGAGCATCGACCGCGATGCTAAAAAGCCCCTCGTTGTTGAGGCACGCAGGCTCGAAATGACCCCCGACAGCGACCCGGGCGCATGTGGCGTGATTATCAGGCATGCGTTCGGTGAGGATGTGGTGATCTCGACGCTTTCCCCGGATGGCCGGGCGAAGACAGCGGACGGGCGGTTCGAACTCAGGGGACAGTTCGGCGCGGCGTCCTGGCGCGGTGGAGCGCTCGAGCGCATGACGCTCATCGGCGGGACGGATTTTACCGCCGACGGGAAGACTGTTCATCAGGAATCGGCCGGGATACAGGCGGTTGTCAGGCAGGTTTACGACGACCGTATCGTGCTCGACCGGCCGCTCCCGCCGGAGACAACGGGACAGGTTATCTACGCCGACCGCGCCCCGGTCGAAACCTCGTACAGGGTCGAAAGTATCGAGGGTTCCACCGTCCGCGTGTCGCCCGGCACCTGGATCGGCAGAGGGCGTGTCGCCAGCTATGATGAGGCGGCGGCCACCGTCTACGACAGCCGTGATGTTTTCCCCCTCGGCGAAAAGCGCAACAGGCTCGCCGATATCACCGGCATGAAATACCCGGAAGGCAACAGGAACTATTACGCCGGGTCGTGGATGGCGAAGGAGGACGGCTCCTCGTATTATCGTCTCACATCGGGCGGATTCCCGGGATTCGTCCTCGACCGGAGCCAGAATCTCTCGAAAATCGAAAAGAATTTTCCGAAGGGCGCGACATTCGTCCTCTACGATCTCGGCCCGGGCGATACGGTGCGGACGCTTGCATGGAAGCAGGAGGTGTTCAGGTAA
- a CDS encoding SGNH/GDSL hydrolase family protein has protein sequence MKRIVLFALCAGMIVSSLTACAQQAQSGYPRLLTPFWKTGTMDGESVLFIQSRKGEPPRAQLLFTPDSLVSVMSATGQITYEEGRDYVFTPGSNVLTLPEGSRIPFKTHAAMYPPKGTPQSIDGFRGGDSSLFWSEGHMYHDLQAVVTYTHKDSWQGYTPEFAGDILISTMTKLKKREPLKLVLFGDSISEGYNASGFTKTPPFMPPYGELVKMYLEAVYGSKVTFVNRSLAGKTSGWGVETIGKVAGDNPDLVILAFGMNDASAGMKPASFSANVVRMIAAVRRVNPAAEFILVATMTGNPEWTKSSPNLYPRYRDALRTLCGRGVVLADMTAVWTELLKRKTFADITGNGVNHPNDFGHSLYAEVILGLLVGEGNQGK, from the coding sequence ATGAAACGGATAGTTTTATTTGCATTGTGTGCGGGGATGATCGTTTCCTCGCTGACAGCCTGCGCCCAGCAGGCGCAGAGCGGCTACCCGCGGCTTCTGACGCCGTTCTGGAAGACCGGAACCATGGACGGCGAGAGCGTGCTCTTCATCCAAAGCCGTAAGGGGGAGCCGCCGCGCGCGCAGCTGCTGTTCACCCCGGATTCGCTCGTCTCGGTCATGAGCGCGACCGGGCAGATAACCTATGAAGAGGGCAGGGACTACGTGTTCACCCCGGGATCGAACGTCCTCACACTGCCTGAGGGCTCCCGTATCCCGTTTAAAACGCACGCCGCGATGTACCCGCCGAAAGGAACGCCGCAGTCGATCGACGGCTTCCGGGGCGGCGACAGCAGCCTCTTCTGGAGCGAAGGGCATATGTACCACGATCTCCAGGCTGTCGTCACATACACCCACAAGGATTCGTGGCAGGGCTATACGCCGGAATTTGCCGGGGATATTCTGATTTCCACCATGACGAAGCTGAAAAAACGCGAGCCCCTCAAGCTCGTCCTGTTCGGGGACAGCATATCCGAGGGGTACAACGCGTCCGGTTTCACCAAAACGCCGCCGTTCATGCCGCCCTATGGGGAGCTGGTGAAGATGTACCTCGAAGCCGTCTACGGATCGAAAGTCACGTTCGTCAACCGCTCGCTCGCGGGAAAAACCTCGGGATGGGGAGTCGAAACCATCGGCAAGGTCGCCGGGGACAATCCCGACCTCGTCATACTTGCGTTCGGCATGAACGATGCATCGGCAGGGATGAAGCCCGCGAGCTTCTCCGCCAACGTTGTGCGGATGATTGCCGCGGTGCGCAGGGTCAATCCCGCCGCCGAGTTCATCCTTGTTGCGACCATGACCGGCAACCCCGAGTGGACAAAATCCTCGCCGAACCTCTATCCACGGTACCGGGACGCGCTCAGAACGCTCTGCGGGAGAGGCGTCGTTCTGGCGGACATGACCGCCGTGTGGACGGAGCTCCTCAAGCGCAAGACCTTTGCCGACATTACGGGGAACGGGGTCAACCATCCCAACGATTTCGGGCACAGTCTTTATGCGGAGGTAATACTCGGCCTGCTTGTCGGGGAGGGAAACCAGGGTAAATGA
- a CDS encoding outer membrane beta-barrel protein, whose protein sequence is MINRTTALLTVFLTVFLSTEALCWDGVRKGFVMGAGAGSGFVSYSQWLEGEKLSSDEKLPITSDFKIGYAPNNNLMLYWMSKVSWFSLDNVFGDTVTITNGIGAVGGSYYFAETAPSPYIMGGIGYSTWATPFEEDTDTWMGFGICAGAGYEFSRHISAEFSFSYGRPSTTEHGWEYETRSLSIGLVLNIMGY, encoded by the coding sequence ATGATTAACAGAACGACAGCTCTATTGACGGTGTTTCTGACGGTGTTTCTATCCACGGAAGCTCTGTGCTGGGATGGTGTGCGAAAGGGATTTGTAATGGGCGCAGGCGCAGGTTCCGGTTTTGTATCGTATTCCCAGTGGCTTGAGGGGGAAAAGCTTTCCAGCGATGAAAAGCTGCCAATCACTTCCGATTTCAAGATCGGGTATGCTCCGAACAACAATCTCATGCTGTACTGGATGAGCAAAGTGTCATGGTTCAGCCTGGATAACGTTTTCGGGGACACCGTTACAATCACCAACGGCATCGGGGCTGTCGGGGGATCGTACTATTTTGCGGAAACCGCCCCATCGCCGTACATCATGGGCGGGATCGGTTATTCGACATGGGCGACACCGTTCGAAGAGGATACTGACACGTGGATGGGTTTCGGTATCTGCGCCGGTGCGGGCTACGAGTTTTCGCGGCACATCAGCGCCGAATTCAGCTTTTCCTACGGCAGGCCGTCCACCACGGAACACGGATGGGAATACGAAACCCGGTCGCTGTCCATAGGGCTCGTTCTGAACATCATGGGCTACTGA